In uncultured Bacteroides sp., the following proteins share a genomic window:
- a CDS encoding M13 family metallopeptidase, translated as MKKEMFKALICLTMATAATSCKQGKFSSEKGDALAAHIDSTVKAGDDFFQFADGKWFKQNPIPASEQSNGIFQLIQDTINAQVRKICVSAADLENAPKGSNKQKIGDFFFTGMDSTSLNKKGISDLKGDFTKIDNIKDLNGIIKEASYIHTVSASPLFGMYVTQDDKNSSKYQVYITQGGLSMPDRSYYVDTDASSKTIREKFVTYVGNMFGIMGYDKAKAKLAATKLMEMETAMAKTSRKREDTRDPLANYNKITFAKLAASTPNIDWKAFISGTGLAKVDTVVVGQPEFLTALNGYLKKYTIDDWKNYLKFHMLNGLSDYLDDKTYMENFNFYSTTLRGVKEAKPRWKRVVGQTDGSLGELIGQVYVNEYLPKGTKEKLEEIGNSIKAVFAQRIKALDWMSAPTKEKALKKLNAVIMKVGYPDKWKDLSAMNVDRSSYVKNVMSANKWEFNYMINKYGKPVDRKEWGMQPQTYNAYYNPSNNEIVIPGCNIIVPGYESKMADDAILYGIIGGTFGHEITHGFDDQGCKYNEQGNLSDWWTNEDKTKFTQKTKMIVKQFNDYVAIDKLHINGELTQGENIADLGGVVMGLEAFKNTKQYKKNEMIAGLNPSQRFFLGYALGWMQNIRPEAISNQVKSNEHSPAKWRVLGPLSNMPEFYKAFGVKKGDKMWRAEDQIVKIW; from the coding sequence ATGAAAAAGGAAATGTTCAAAGCCCTGATTTGCCTCACCATGGCAACCGCGGCAACATCGTGCAAGCAAGGCAAATTTTCATCCGAGAAGGGTGATGCACTGGCTGCGCATATTGACTCAACGGTAAAAGCCGGAGATGATTTCTTTCAGTTTGCCGACGGCAAATGGTTTAAACAAAACCCCATTCCTGCCAGCGAGCAGAGCAACGGGATATTCCAGCTTATTCAGGATACCATAAACGCGCAGGTTCGTAAGATATGTGTATCGGCTGCCGACCTCGAGAATGCACCAAAGGGCAGCAACAAACAGAAAATAGGCGATTTCTTCTTCACCGGAATGGACAGCACTTCACTGAACAAAAAAGGTATCAGCGATCTGAAAGGAGATTTTACCAAAATAGATAATATAAAGGATCTGAACGGCATCATTAAAGAAGCGTCTTACATTCATACTGTATCAGCGTCTCCGCTGTTTGGCATGTATGTTACTCAGGACGATAAGAACAGCAGCAAGTATCAGGTTTACATCACTCAGGGCGGACTCAGCATGCCCGACCGAAGCTACTATGTAGATACAGATGCCAGCTCCAAAACCATCCGCGAAAAGTTTGTAACCTACGTTGGCAATATGTTCGGCATTATGGGTTATGATAAGGCGAAAGCCAAACTGGCTGCTACTAAGCTGATGGAAATGGAAACGGCAATGGCTAAAACATCACGCAAACGTGAAGATACCCGCGATCCGCTGGCCAACTATAACAAAATAACCTTTGCCAAACTGGCTGCCTCTACTCCCAACATTGACTGGAAAGCTTTCATCAGCGGCACGGGACTGGCAAAGGTGGACACAGTAGTTGTTGGTCAGCCTGAATTCCTTACCGCATTAAACGGTTACCTGAAGAAATACACTATTGATGACTGGAAGAATTACCTTAAGTTCCACATGCTCAACGGGCTGTCTGACTATCTGGATGATAAAACCTACATGGAAAACTTCAACTTCTATTCTACTACCCTTCGCGGAGTAAAAGAAGCCAAGCCCAGATGGAAGCGTGTGGTTGGGCAAACCGATGGTTCACTCGGCGAACTTATTGGTCAGGTTTATGTAAACGAATACCTTCCTAAAGGAACCAAAGAGAAACTGGAAGAGATAGGAAACTCCATCAAAGCGGTTTTTGCACAACGCATCAAAGCGCTCGACTGGATGAGTGCTCCTACCAAAGAGAAAGCATTGAAAAAACTCAATGCGGTAATTATGAAAGTGGGCTATCCTGATAAATGGAAAGATCTGAGTGCCATGAACGTTGACCGTTCATCATACGTAAAGAATGTAATGAGTGCCAACAAGTGGGAATTCAACTACATGATAAACAAATACGGCAAACCGGTTGACCGCAAGGAATGGGGAATGCAACCGCAAACCTACAATGCATATTACAATCCGTCGAATAATGAAATCGTTATTCCGGGTTGCAACATCATCGTTCCCGGATACGAAAGTAAGATGGCCGACGATGCCATACTCTATGGTATTATAGGCGGAACCTTCGGACACGAAATTACACACGGATTCGATGATCAGGGATGCAAATACAATGAACAGGGAAATCTGAGTGACTGGTGGACAAACGAAGACAAAACGAAGTTTACCCAGAAAACAAAGATGATTGTAAAGCAGTTCAATGATTATGTAGCTATTGACAAGCTGCACATTAACGGCGAACTGACACAGGGAGAAAACATTGCCGATCTGGGCGGAGTAGTGATGGGACTCGAAGCATTCAAGAATACAAAGCAATACAAGAAGAATGAAATGATTGCCGGACTGAACCCCAGCCAGCGATTCTTCCTTGGCTACGCACTTGGATGGATGCAGAACATACGTCCCGAAGCCATTTCAAACCAGGTAAAAAGCAACGAACACTCACCTGCCAAATGGAGAGTCCTTGGTCCGCTGTCAAACATGCCCGAGTTCTATAAAGCTTTTGGTGTGAAGAAGGGTGACAAAATGTGGCGTGCCGAAGATCAGATAGTGAAAATATGGTAA
- a CDS encoding family 43 glycosylhydrolase: MKRNLLLLCIVLNSLACSSKGDPQKNIETRYKNPVLNFSLPDPTIIRADDKSFYLYATEDIRNLPIYKSTDLINWKFAGTAFTDNTRPNFEPGGGIWAPDINRINGIYVMYYSMSVWGGEWTCGIGIATANTPDGPFMDRGILFRSNTINVQNSIDPFYIEDGGRKYLFWGSFHGIYGIELAEDGLSVKSGAEKKQVAGTAYEGTYIHKKDGYYYLFASTGTCCEGLNSTYQTVVGRSENLWGPYVDKNGQEMLNNHHEVLIHKNSAFVGTGHNSEIVSDDAGQNWVFYHGVDKKNPEGRVLLLDKVNWVNGWPSVETDSPSLDSERPLFNNNKD; this comes from the coding sequence ATGAAAAGAAATCTGTTATTATTATGCATTGTGCTTAACAGCCTTGCATGTTCTTCAAAAGGAGATCCTCAAAAAAACATTGAGACAAGATATAAAAATCCTGTTTTAAATTTCAGTCTTCCGGATCCAACAATAATCCGGGCTGACGATAAAAGCTTTTATCTGTACGCTACAGAAGATATCCGTAATTTGCCAATATACAAGTCTACTGATTTAATTAACTGGAAATTTGCAGGCACAGCGTTTACAGATAATACTCGTCCCAATTTTGAACCTGGCGGAGGGATCTGGGCTCCTGATATAAATAGGATTAATGGTATTTATGTTATGTATTATTCGATGTCTGTTTGGGGAGGTGAATGGACCTGTGGTATTGGAATAGCCACAGCAAATACACCTGACGGACCTTTTATGGACCGGGGAATATTGTTCAGAAGCAACACTATTAATGTTCAGAATTCTATAGACCCTTTTTATATAGAAGATGGAGGGAGAAAGTATCTCTTCTGGGGCAGTTTCCATGGAATATATGGAATAGAGCTTGCTGAAGATGGACTTTCTGTTAAATCAGGAGCTGAAAAGAAACAGGTTGCCGGTACAGCTTATGAAGGCACTTATATTCACAAAAAAGATGGTTATTATTATTTGTTTGCTTCTACAGGAACTTGTTGTGAAGGTTTGAACAGTACTTATCAGACGGTAGTAGGTCGCTCAGAGAATCTTTGGGGACCTTATGTTGACAAAAATGGGCAGGAAATGCTGAACAATCATCATGAGGTTTTGATACATAAGAATTCAGCTTTTGTAGGCACAGGCCACAATTCGGAGATTGTATCTGATGATGCCGGACAAAACTGGGTGTTTTATCACGGCGTTGATAAAAAGAATCCTGAAGGCAGAGTCCTTTTACTGGATAAGGTTAACTGGGTAAATGGTTGGCCCTCAGTGGAAACTGATTCTCCGTCTCTTGATTCTGAAAGGCCTTTATTTAATAACAATAAAGATTAA
- a CDS encoding RagB/SusD family nutrient uptake outer membrane protein translates to MKKIFYLFIISALMSACDVNVDNPNTLTTATYWKTETDATNGVNAIYNMFYKPGTYSRWMWFRLDLTSDEGGSSSPWAELKEWTQFKYNNYNFWEGNAWTYRDCYEAIYRANQVLANVPSIEFSDASTKTKLLGQAHFLRGLYYYDLALLWGSSNASLPIVLDPSKPGDKPQGYNETDVYNQSISDLTEAVNSLPESWNDSEKGRATKGAALALRAKCYMQQHKWSEAKADLSWLVTGAGKQYYNLVGFEDNFTKDNENNAESVFEIQFSDVHKAPAGDGDFDVDPNLGLNRGQFFAPPGIGWTDGELRPWLVTEFKKEKDLNGNFDIRLKYSVFYEGMNKDFANNNKIYRYDLNGANANIWNEPNWKGRVFFRKYGSDYYRDYDDYYNPTNVRLIRYADVLLMYAECLANLPEGDLNEAIAIVDRIRSRVNMPSLAVNHPDAVINKANFLKRLQMERSLELCSEGQRWADIKRWGLVDNASGIEELKQRDPDFNNFVIGRHRCLPIPSDEINNNSNLTQNPNY, encoded by the coding sequence ATGAAAAAAATATTTTATTTATTTATCATCAGCGCTTTAATGAGTGCTTGTGATGTCAATGTTGATAATCCCAATACACTTACTACAGCAACTTATTGGAAAACTGAAACTGATGCGACAAATGGTGTAAATGCGATTTATAATATGTTTTATAAACCAGGAACTTATAGCCGATGGATGTGGTTCAGACTTGATCTTACTTCTGATGAAGGTGGCAGCTCAAGTCCTTGGGCGGAATTGAAAGAATGGACTCAGTTCAAATACAATAATTATAACTTCTGGGAAGGGAATGCATGGACGTATCGTGATTGTTATGAAGCTATCTATAGAGCTAATCAGGTGCTTGCCAATGTTCCGTCAATTGAATTTAGTGATGCAAGTACTAAAACTAAATTACTCGGTCAAGCTCATTTTTTGAGAGGATTGTATTATTATGATCTTGCATTATTATGGGGTAGTTCAAATGCGAGTCTGCCAATTGTACTGGACCCATCAAAACCAGGAGATAAGCCTCAGGGATATAATGAAACAGACGTTTATAATCAGTCTATTTCGGATTTAACAGAAGCTGTAAACTCACTACCTGAGTCATGGAATGACTCAGAAAAGGGACGTGCTACAAAAGGTGCGGCTTTAGCACTCAGAGCTAAATGTTATATGCAACAACACAAATGGAGCGAAGCTAAGGCTGATCTTTCCTGGTTGGTTACCGGAGCAGGGAAACAGTATTATAATTTAGTTGGATTTGAAGATAATTTCACAAAAGATAATGAAAATAATGCTGAGTCAGTTTTTGAAATTCAGTTCTCTGATGTTCATAAAGCACCAGCTGGTGATGGTGACTTTGATGTTGATCCTAATTTAGGGCTTAACAGAGGTCAGTTCTTTGCTCCTCCGGGTATTGGATGGACTGATGGTGAACTAAGACCTTGGCTTGTTACTGAATTTAAGAAGGAAAAGGACCTGAATGGTAATTTTGACATTCGTTTGAAATATAGTGTGTTTTATGAAGGTATGAATAAGGATTTTGCAAATAATAATAAAATATACCGATACGATCTTAATGGAGCTAATGCTAATATATGGAATGAACCGAACTGGAAAGGAAGAGTATTCTTTAGAAAATATGGAAGTGATTATTACCGTGATTATGATGATTATTATAACCCGACTAATGTTCGATTAATACGCTATGCAGATGTTTTATTGATGTATGCTGAGTGTCTCGCTAATTTGCCTGAAGGTGACCTGAATGAGGCAATTGCAATAGTAGATAGAATCCGTTCAAGAGTAAACATGCCAAGTCTGGCTGTTAATCATCCGGATGCTGTTATAAACAAAGCAAACTTCTTAAAACGTTTACAAATGGAACGTTCATTGGAATTGTGCTCTGAAGGACAACGATGGGCTGATATAAAGCGTTGGGGGCTAGTTGATAACGCTTCTGGAATAGAAGAATTGAAACAACGGGATCCTGATTTTAATAATTTTGTAATAGGAAGACACAGATGTTTGCCAATTCCATCTGATGAAATTAATAATAACAGCAACCTGACTCAAAATCCGAATTACTAA
- a CDS encoding exo-alpha-sialidase: MSCSASEEESFINKQGDPVDGIRIAWDYNSMQCLASLGGYPRIRKLADNSLMVVYDAPNGNGELRRSADNGKSWGEPETVFRQHTYTNNEGLSTTVNIANSELTQLQNGDLIVACNYRPAKNEIAPFAIVIRRSKDLGVTWSEEQILYEGGLRFIDGCWEPSFLQLPNGDLQIYFANESPYRNSDEQEISVLTSHNNGIIWDKDIKTVCFRAGHRDGMPVALISGNDILVSIEDNNVGQFKPYIVRNSIADNWKAPVLGNSSLRESALLKPLPENVYAGAPYLMKIPTGEVLMSYQTTGSRSSNWELSTMEVTIGDKNGRNFSRATRPFDVPLDKEAKWNSLSLLDERTVAAVASTNSFTSSVGVWMIKGYILSDVQAGKKTVVTDGVLTKEEWGDSFPLFVGSKGKSNIQSGICYDENNLYVSLAVHPDGDLIKQISLSFDPENNCLTMPDKGIYKIDYKSDEGISFYEGNRGGWKKIDSKGIVAKVNKDAQQQYTLEYAIPFSALKKIDRKPMRINLMLETSAYKESLINSTPEATCSWMKVVF; encoded by the coding sequence TTGAGCTGTTCAGCCTCAGAAGAAGAATCATTCATTAACAAACAAGGTGATCCGGTTGATGGCATTCGTATAGCATGGGATTATAATTCTATGCAATGTCTGGCTTCTTTAGGCGGGTATCCTCGTATACGTAAGTTAGCTGATAATTCTTTGATGGTTGTTTATGATGCCCCTAATGGAAACGGAGAACTTCGTCGGAGTGCTGATAATGGAAAGAGTTGGGGTGAACCGGAAACAGTTTTCAGACAACATACTTATACAAATAATGAAGGACTTTCAACTACAGTAAATATTGCTAATTCTGAGTTGACACAATTACAGAATGGAGACTTGATTGTTGCTTGTAATTATCGTCCGGCAAAAAATGAAATTGCGCCTTTTGCTATTGTGATTCGCCGAAGTAAAGACTTAGGAGTAACATGGAGCGAGGAACAGATTTTGTATGAAGGAGGCCTTCGCTTTATTGATGGATGCTGGGAACCTTCTTTCCTGCAATTACCAAATGGAGACCTTCAGATTTATTTTGCAAATGAAAGTCCGTACCGTAATTCAGATGAACAGGAAATCTCTGTTTTGACATCACATAATAACGGAATAATCTGGGATAAAGATATTAAAACAGTATGCTTTAGGGCGGGTCACCGGGATGGGATGCCAGTAGCATTAATCTCAGGAAATGATATATTGGTTTCAATAGAAGACAATAATGTTGGTCAGTTTAAGCCATATATTGTACGCAATTCTATTGCTGATAACTGGAAGGCTCCTGTTTTGGGCAATTCTTCTTTGAGAGAATCGGCTTTGTTAAAACCATTGCCTGAAAATGTGTATGCCGGAGCTCCGTATTTAATGAAAATTCCTACAGGTGAAGTCCTGATGTCTTATCAAACAACTGGCTCAAGGTCTTCAAACTGGGAACTTTCAACTATGGAAGTTACAATAGGTGACAAGAATGGGCGTAATTTTAGTCGGGCAACAAGGCCCTTTGATGTTCCTTTAGACAAAGAAGCAAAATGGAACTCGCTTTCTCTTTTAGATGAGAGAACCGTTGCTGCTGTTGCATCTACTAATTCTTTCACATCTTCAGTAGGGGTATGGATGATTAAAGGATATATTCTTTCTGATGTGCAAGCTGGGAAAAAGACTGTTGTTACTGATGGTGTTCTGACTAAAGAGGAATGGGGCGATTCTTTTCCTTTGTTTGTAGGATCTAAAGGGAAAAGTAATATTCAATCGGGAATCTGTTATGACGAAAATAATTTGTACGTAAGTCTTGCTGTTCATCCTGATGGTGACCTGATTAAGCAAATCTCTTTAAGCTTTGATCCAGAGAATAATTGCTTAACAATGCCCGATAAAGGAATTTATAAAATTGATTATAAAAGTGATGAAGGCATCAGCTTTTACGAAGGTAATAGAGGAGGGTGGAAGAAAATTGATTCTAAAGGGATTGTTGCTAAGGTGAATAAAGATGCACAGCAACAATACACGTTAGAGTATGCAATACCTTTTTCTGCATTAAAGAAAATTGATAGAAAGCCTATGCGGATTAATCTTATGCTGGAAACATCTGCATATAAAGAGTCGTTGATAAATTCTACACCAGAAGCAACATGTTCCTGGATGAAAGTTGTGTTTTAA
- a CDS encoding aldose epimerase family protein encodes MKKLGLILGLVLLIGCSAAKNNAETVSASGLKQSNFQTLINGKKTSLFILKNKNKMEVCLTNFGGRIVSIMVPDKDGKMRDVVLGFDSIQDYIKYPTDFGASIGRYANRINKGKITIDGVNYQLPQNNYGHCLHGGFKGFQYQVYDAKQINDQKVEFSYLSKDLEQGFPGNVTCKVTFCLTDDNGIGIQYEASTDKKTIVNMTNHSYFNLDGDPSCLNTDYLLTIDADSYTPVDSTFMTTGEILPVEGTDMDFRIPTAVGSRINDYSFRQLKNGNGYDHNWVLNTKGDVTKKCASLKSPKTGIVLDVYTNEPGIQVYTGNFLDGTLVGKKRIVYKQRAAVCLETQKYPDTPNKPEWPSAILKPGEKYFSHCIFKFSVDK; translated from the coding sequence ATGAAGAAATTAGGTTTGATATTAGGGCTTGTTTTATTAATAGGTTGTTCTGCTGCTAAGAATAATGCTGAAACAGTTTCGGCTTCTGGCTTAAAACAAAGTAACTTTCAGACATTAATCAATGGGAAGAAAACCTCCTTATTCATTCTGAAGAATAAGAATAAAATGGAGGTGTGCTTAACCAATTTTGGAGGGCGCATTGTATCAATAATGGTACCGGACAAAGATGGAAAGATGAGAGATGTTGTTTTAGGATTTGACTCTATTCAGGATTATATTAAGTACCCTACAGACTTTGGAGCAAGTATAGGTCGTTATGCTAATCGCATAAATAAAGGGAAGATTACAATTGATGGGGTGAATTACCAATTGCCACAAAATAACTACGGACATTGTTTACATGGTGGCTTTAAAGGTTTTCAGTATCAGGTCTATGATGCAAAGCAAATAAATGATCAGAAAGTAGAATTCAGTTATTTATCAAAGGATCTGGAACAAGGATTTCCAGGAAATGTGACTTGCAAAGTCACATTTTGCCTGACAGATGATAATGGCATTGGTATACAATATGAAGCTAGTACAGATAAAAAGACGATTGTGAACATGACAAATCATTCCTATTTTAATCTGGATGGCGATCCTTCTTGTTTAAATACAGATTATTTATTGACTATTGATGCTGATTCATACACTCCGGTTGACAGTACATTTATGACTACAGGGGAAATACTTCCGGTTGAGGGAACTGATATGGATTTTCGTATTCCTACAGCTGTTGGGTCAAGAATCAATGATTATAGTTTCAGACAACTTAAAAACGGTAATGGTTATGATCATAACTGGGTATTAAATACTAAAGGAGATGTTACCAAAAAGTGTGCTTCACTTAAATCTCCTAAAACAGGAATCGTTTTAGATGTTTATACTAATGAACCCGGTATTCAGGTTTATACAGGCAATTTCCTTGACGGTACATTAGTGGGAAAAAAAAGGATTGTTTATAAACAACGTGCTGCCGTTTGTCTGGAAACGCAAAAATATCCTGATACACCCAATAAGCCCGAATGGCCTTCTGCTATACTTAAACCGGGAGAAAAATATTTCAGCCACTGCATATTTAAATTTTCAGTTGACAAATAA
- a CDS encoding TonB-dependent receptor: MNNNFFKVTLMACLVISCSGTVSAENDHTLKAPAASESAKRKTEISGVIKDTETGMPLSGVNIYIKELRTGTSTNDNGEYLVSLPQGEFTFRVSCVGYKTKSERVTIPSSSKVNFGMESDTKLDEVVVYANKKDQKVTSTNMGVEMLSIGEIRKMPALMGEVDVIKAIQLLPGVQATSEGGSGYSVRGGSADQNLILLDNATVYNASHMFGFFSVFNNDVVNNVELYKGDLPMKYGGRLSSLLDVQLKDDYTGKVRGTGGIGLISSRLMVEGGLGKKTSWMVGGRRSYADLFLKLSSDKSLNESSIYFYDLNAKITHRFSSKDKLSLNTYLGKDNFGSSVGQFDYGNRVASLTWGHGFNENLFSKLSLNTTNYHYTLQSKMSDSKVKWKSDITDVTLRWDFDHTVSDALKLTYGASSTYHNFNPGLITRPGYNDYKMPLYHALEHGVYVSAEQKLIKNMTVKYGLRLSAFQNMGSVTSYSYGADHSVSDSVYYGSGKVYHTYYALEPRVGVVYKLTEASSVKANYARNTQFIQLANSSSSGSPLDLWFPCSPNVKPQRVDMVSTGYFHNFKKNEYETSVEVYYKKMNNVVDFADHAQLLLNSKLEGEIRVGTGQAYGVEFMVRKNTGRLTGFINYTLSRSERTIPEINKGKTYLSPYDKTHCVNLSLSYELSKKWNVSANWVYSTGNPTTYPTGRFEVNGEYFPIYSGRNEYRRPDYHRLDLSANYVPKHNPKKLWTGEWNFSLYNAYGHKNPWIITYDQNTPSGVPDAKMTYLFGAVPSITYNFKF, from the coding sequence ATGAATAATAATTTTTTTAAGGTAACATTGATGGCGTGTTTGGTGATCTCGTGTTCCGGAACGGTTAGTGCGGAAAATGATCACACGTTGAAAGCGCCGGCTGCTTCGGAGAGCGCAAAACGGAAAACGGAGATTTCGGGGGTTATTAAGGATACGGAAACAGGAATGCCGTTATCGGGTGTTAATATCTACATAAAGGAACTGCGAACCGGGACATCGACAAACGACAACGGGGAATATCTGGTATCGCTTCCTCAGGGTGAATTTACTTTCAGGGTGTCTTGCGTGGGATACAAAACCAAGAGTGAACGCGTAACAATACCCTCTTCTTCTAAGGTAAACTTTGGCATGGAATCGGATACTAAACTGGATGAAGTTGTGGTTTATGCCAACAAGAAGGATCAGAAAGTAACCAGTACCAACATGGGTGTGGAAATGCTCAGCATTGGCGAGATAAGAAAGATGCCGGCATTGATGGGAGAGGTGGACGTGATAAAGGCTATTCAACTTTTACCTGGTGTTCAGGCTACCTCGGAAGGTGGATCGGGATACAGTGTGCGTGGAGGATCGGCGGATCAGAATCTTATTCTTCTTGATAACGCTACGGTGTATAACGCTTCTCACATGTTCGGGTTCTTTTCTGTGTTTAACAATGATGTGGTGAACAATGTGGAACTTTATAAAGGCGATCTTCCCATGAAGTACGGCGGACGATTGTCTTCTTTACTTGATGTGCAGCTGAAGGATGACTATACCGGAAAGGTAAGAGGTACCGGTGGTATAGGTTTGATATCAAGCCGCCTGATGGTGGAAGGTGGATTGGGAAAGAAGACTTCGTGGATGGTTGGGGGCCGCAGAAGTTATGCGGATCTTTTCCTGAAACTATCTTCTGACAAATCGTTGAATGAAAGTTCTATCTATTTTTATGACCTGAATGCCAAGATTACTCACCGGTTTTCTTCTAAAGACAAGTTATCACTGAATACGTATCTTGGTAAGGATAACTTTGGCTCTTCTGTAGGACAGTTTGATTATGGTAACAGGGTGGCTTCTTTGACCTGGGGACATGGTTTTAACGAGAACCTTTTTTCTAAACTGAGCCTAAATACTACTAACTATCATTATACTCTTCAGTCTAAAATGAGTGACTCGAAGGTGAAGTGGAAATCGGATATCACAGATGTAACGTTAAGATGGGACTTTGATCATACTGTTTCAGATGCATTGAAGCTGACTTATGGAGCATCAAGTACTTATCATAACTTTAATCCGGGACTGATTACCCGTCCCGGTTATAATGATTACAAGATGCCTTTGTATCATGCATTGGAGCATGGGGTATATGTTTCTGCTGAACAGAAACTGATTAAGAATATGACTGTGAAATACGGACTTCGATTGTCTGCTTTCCAGAATATGGGTAGCGTAACTTCTTACTCTTACGGTGCAGATCATAGCGTGAGCGACTCTGTTTACTACGGCTCCGGTAAGGTTTACCATACTTACTATGCGCTTGAACCAAGAGTGGGAGTGGTGTATAAACTAACAGAAGCTTCTTCTGTGAAAGCAAACTACGCCCGCAACACTCAGTTTATTCAGCTGGCCAACAGTTCTTCATCGGGTTCTCCGCTCGACTTGTGGTTTCCTTGTAGCCCTAACGTGAAACCTCAGAGGGTGGATATGGTATCTACAGGATACTTTCATAACTTTAAAAAGAATGAATATGAAACATCGGTAGAGGTGTACTACAAGAAAATGAATAATGTGGTTGACTTTGCCGATCATGCTCAGTTGTTACTGAATTCAAAGCTTGAAGGTGAAATAAGGGTTGGTACAGGACAGGCTTATGGTGTGGAATTTATGGTGAGAAAGAATACCGGAAGATTAACCGGATTCATAAATTATACCTTGTCTCGTTCGGAACGTACTATTCCGGAAATAAACAAGGGGAAGACTTATCTGTCTCCGTACGACAAAACGCACTGTGTGAACTTGTCTCTTTCTTATGAATTGTCTAAGAAATGGAATGTATCGGCCAACTGGGTTTATTCTACCGGTAATCCAACCACTTACCCAACCGGACGATTTGAGGTGAACGGTGAATATTTCCCTATCTATTCGGGAAGAAACGAATATCGCAGACCGGACTATCACAGGTTAGACCTTTCGGCAAACTATGTACCTAAGCACAATCCGAAAAAGTTGTGGACGGGTGAATGGAATTTCTCTCTGTATAATGCTTATGGTCACAAGAATCCGTGGATCATTACGTATGATCAGAATACCCCTTCGGGAGTGCCGGATGCTAAGATGACTTATCTTTTCGGGGCTGTTCCTTCTATTACTTACAATTTTAAATTCTAA
- a CDS encoding glycoside hydrolase family 43 protein yields MKYNCLRFIILLAFLSICTSCKSNDIDNENLASVLVPLGDPFILLYNDTYYAYGTSAENGIEVFTSTDLKSWKRPEGTNQGLALHKDDVWADRWFWAPEVYYVKGKFYMYYSADEHLCVATSDSPLGPFKQSVQKPMIEDEKCIDNSLFIDDNGKPYLFFVRFNDGNNIWVAELTDDLLNIKTETMHKCINVSQPWEEVWPRVNEGPFTIKHNGKYYLTYSANSYESPFYGIGCATASDLMGEWKKYDWNPLLQKPGDLVGTGHGAIFKDKDGVMRLVFHAHRDKTTIHPRAMYITTVRFEDKNGEDVLSVDKNYITPTLTVKN; encoded by the coding sequence ATGAAATACAATTGTCTCAGATTTATTATTCTTTTAGCCTTTTTATCAATTTGTACTTCATGCAAGTCCAATGATATTGATAACGAAAACCTGGCTTCAGTGCTTGTACCCTTAGGCGATCCTTTTATTCTGTTGTATAACGATACATATTATGCATACGGAACAAGTGCAGAAAATGGAATAGAAGTTTTTACTTCTACTGATCTGAAGTCGTGGAAACGCCCGGAAGGAACAAATCAGGGGTTAGCGTTGCATAAAGATGATGTATGGGCTGACAGGTGGTTCTGGGCTCCGGAAGTATATTATGTGAAAGGGAAATTTTATATGTATTATTCTGCAGACGAACATCTTTGTGTTGCTACATCAGATTCTCCTTTAGGTCCTTTTAAACAATCTGTTCAAAAGCCTATGATAGAGGATGAAAAATGTATTGATAATTCACTTTTTATTGATGATAACGGGAAACCTTATCTCTTTTTTGTTCGTTTCAACGACGGGAATAATATTTGGGTAGCAGAACTCACTGATGATTTGTTAAACATTAAAACTGAAACAATGCATAAGTGTATTAATGTCTCTCAACCTTGGGAAGAGGTTTGGCCAAGGGTAAATGAAGGACCTTTTACAATAAAGCATAATGGTAAGTACTATTTGACTTATTCTGCAAATAGTTACGAAAGTCCTTTTTATGGAATAGGCTGTGCTACTGCTTCTGATTTGATGGGTGAATGGAAAAAATATGACTGGAATCCGCTGCTTCAGAAACCTGGGGATTTAGTGGGTACGGGTCATGGAGCCATTTTTAAGGATAAAGATGGAGTGATGCGTCTTGTCTTTCATGCTCATAGGGATAAAACAACGATTCATCCGCGGGCTATGTATATAACTACAGTGCGTTTTGAAGATAAAAATGGGGAGGATGTACTCTCTGTTGATAAGAATTACATAACTCCAACTTTAACGGTAAAAAACTAA